The genomic window GTTCAAGCTGTTTATCATGAAGGCATTCAAACATTGGAAATCGGCAACTGGAAGCCACCGTTTGGAATTGTGCTAGTTGCGGATATGTATTCCAGTTTACTCGTATTAACGACCAACATTATCGTATTTGCTTGTTTGCTATTTGCCTTTCGCTCAATTGGGCTTGAAAGAGAAAAATTCTTCTTTTACCCTGGAGTGATGTTTTTATTAACAGGCGTTTCTGGCGCGTTTTTAACTGGCGATATTTTCAACTTATTCGTCTTTTTTGAAGTTATGCTGATGGCTTCCTACTTTTTAATCGTTCACGGAAATACAAAAGTCCAATTACGTGAATCCATAAAATATATATTAGTAAATGTGATATCTTCGGCTCTTTTTGTCATCTCTGTTGCTTATTTATATGCTGTAACAGGAACATTAAATATGGCAGATTTAAGTGTTCGAGTAGCTGAAATGGGACAATCAGGAATCATTTCCGTGATTTCTATCATGTTTCTGATTGTCTTTGGTTTAAAAGGAGCCATTTTTCCATTATTTTTCTGGTTGCCAGGCTCCTATCAAGCTCCTCCTTCAGCCATTACTGCCTTGTTCGGTGCTTTGCTGACAAAAGTCGGAGTATATTCGATTACTAGAGTTTTTACGCTCATTTTTATTCACGACACTTCTTTTACCCACGAAATCATTGCGTGGTTAGCGATATTAACCATTCTTTTCGGAGTAATTGGGGCCATTGCTTTCTGGGATATTCGTAAAATTATTATTTACAACATTATTACAGCAGTTGGTGTTATTTTATTCGGTGTTTCCATGTTGAACAAATCTGGTATTGAAGGTTCGATTTATTATATTATTCATGACATGATCATTAAAGGAGCTCTATTTTTACTTGTAGGAGCGATGATCGTCATTACAGGTACAAGTAATCTTCGCAAAATGGGAGGACTCATTAAAAACCATCCATTTTTGGGCTGGATGTTCTTTATTGCGGCTCTTGCCTTAGCAGGAATACCACCATTGAGCGGCTTTGTCGGGAAACTAAAAATCGTACAGTCTGGATTTGAAAATAACGAATACGTTTTCGCTTTCGTTGTATTACTTTCGAGTTTATTTGTTCTCTATTCAGTGATGAAAATCTTCATAAACGGCTTCTGGAATGAGCAAGTTTTAACGAAGGAAGAAGAGAAAGGTTCTACGAAAGGTTTACTATTACCGATTGCCATTTTACTTACGATCTCTATATTATATGGTTTGTCCATCGAGATGGTTTCCCCATATGTCACACAAGCATCTGAAACGTTGCTTGACCCATCTATTTATATCGAAGCCGTTTTAAAGGAGTAGGATCATATGGCATTTCAAATTTTATTAAATGGTTTTGTTGCGTTTATTTGGATGTTTTTACAAAACGATTATTCAGGATCAAGCTTTTTCATCGGTTATGTTTTAGGCTTACTCATTATTTTCGCTTTAAGACGATTCTTTCCTAGACGATTTTACTTATATAATGTGATAGCCGTTATCAAGCTCATCTTTATCTTTTTAAAAGAGCTTGTATTATCGAATATTGCTGTTTTAAAGGTTATATTATCACCAAAATTAACTATGCGCCCTGGCATTTTTGCCCTAGAAACAGAACTTGAAAAAGATTGGGAAATTACACTATTAGCGAACTTAATTACCTTAACACCTGGAACGCTAGTAGTAGATGTTTCCGATGATAACAAAACGTTATACATTCATGCGATGGATATCGATGATGTAGACCAAGTCCGTATGGACATAAAGAACAGCTTCGAAAAAGCGATTAAGGAGGTGAGCCGATGATGTTTCAAACCGTATTAATTGTATCATTAGCCATTATTGCGGTATCCTCATTATTGGTAATCATTCGGCTCATTAAAGGTCCATCCATTCCAGATCGTGCTATTTCACTTGATGCTATTGGCATTAATTTAATAGGAATTACGGCTATAATTTCTGTTGTTTTAGATACAAATGCTTTTTTAGATGTCATTTTACTTCTGGGGATTTTAGCCTTTATCGGAACTGTTGCGATTGCCAAGTTCCTAGAGAAGGGAGAGATTATTGAAAATGATCGTGATCAGTAAAATTATCATTGCTTATTTAATTCTCCAGGGAGCTATCTTAAATTTACTCTCGGCAATCGGAATTTTACGGTTACCTGATGTTTATACGAGAAATCATGCTGCTTCAAAGGCGGCTACACTTGGTGTGATTTCGATCATGCTCGGTGTCTTTTTATACTTTTGGATCATAACAGGGCATATTAATGCAAGAGTCCTTCTTGGAGTCGTGTTTGTCTTTTTAACGGCACCGGTTGCAGGCCATTTAATTAGCCGTGCCGCCTATCATACAAACACACCTTTATGGAAAAATAGTGTACTAGATGACTTAAAAAGAAAAAAAGGATAAGGCTTTGAGAAAGCCTTATCCTTTTTTACACGTGGTAAAGATGTGATAAATGAATCCGAACGATCATCTATTTACGTGTTGCAGATGCTGTTTGATCGTCTTTTGTGCCTCTTTTAACACAGCTTCTAAAATTTCATCTCTTTTTTCTATTGGTCCGTTATACTCCATTGTATAATCAAC from Bacillus alveayuensis includes these protein-coding regions:
- a CDS encoding multicomponent Na+:H+ antiporter subunit E (product_source=KO:K05569; cog=COG1863; ko=KO:K05569; pfam=PF01899; transmembrane_helix_parts=Outside_1_21,TMhelix_22_41,Inside_42_53,TMhelix_54_76,Outside_77_158), with protein sequence MAFQILLNGFVAFIWMFLQNDYSGSSFFIGYVLGLLIIFALRRFFPRRFYLYNVIAVIKLIFIFLKELVLSNIAVLKVILSPKLTMRPGIFALETELEKDWEITLLANLITLTPGTLVVDVSDDNKTLYIHAMDIDDVDQVRMDIKNSFEKAIKEVSR
- a CDS encoding tRNA(Ser,Leu) C12 N-acetylase TAN1 (product_source=COG1818; cog=COG1818) is translated as MVLNPSIYVLGDQFVAVFMVEMEGDIAKVECLFENESIVDYTMEYNGPIEKRDEILEAVLKEAQKTIKQHLQHVNR
- a CDS encoding multicomponent Na+:H+ antiporter subunit F (product_source=KO:K05570; cath_funfam=1.20.1640.10; cog=COG2212; ko=KO:K05570; pfam=PF04066; superfamily=103473; transmembrane_helix_parts=Outside_1_4,TMhelix_5_27,Inside_28_33,TMhelix_34_56,Outside_57_60,TMhelix_61_83,Inside_84_95) — translated: MMFQTVLIVSLAIIAVSSLLVIIRLIKGPSIPDRAISLDAIGINLIGITAIISVVLDTNAFLDVILLLGILAFIGTVAIAKFLEKGEIIENDRDQ
- a CDS encoding multicomponent Na+:H+ antiporter subunit G (product_source=KO:K05571; cog=COG1320; ko=KO:K05571; pfam=PF03334; superfamily=103473; tigrfam=TIGR01300; transmembrane_helix_parts=Outside_1_9,TMhelix_10_32,Inside_33_44,TMhelix_45_64,Outside_65_67,TMhelix_68_90,Inside_91_115); amino-acid sequence: MKMIVISKIIIAYLILQGAILNLLSAIGILRLPDVYTRNHAASKAATLGVISIMLGVFLYFWIITGHINARVLLGVVFVFLTAPVAGHLISRAAYHTNTPLWKNSVLDDLKRKKG
- a CDS encoding multicomponent Na+:H+ antiporter subunit D (product_source=KO:K05568; cog=COG0651; ko=KO:K05568; pfam=PF00361; tigrfam=TIGR00944; transmembrane_helix_parts=Outside_1_3,TMhelix_4_22,Inside_23_30,TMhelix_31_53,Outside_54_72,TMhelix_73_95,Inside_96_106,TMhelix_107_125,Outside_126_128,TMhelix_129_151,Inside_152_162,TMhelix_163_185,Outside_186_206,TMhelix_207_229,Inside_230_241,TMhelix_242_264,Outside_265_273,TMhelix_274_293,Inside_294_299,TMhelix_300_319,Outside_320_333,TMhelix_334_356,Inside_357_367,TMhelix_368_390,Outside_391_404,TMhelix_405_427,Inside_428_446,TMhelix_447_469,Outside_470_493), which gives rise to MNNFIILPIILPLITGILLIFLNKQITIQKWLSGVSSLIGIVITASIVQAVYHEGIQTLEIGNWKPPFGIVLVADMYSSLLVLTTNIIVFACLLFAFRSIGLEREKFFFYPGVMFLLTGVSGAFLTGDIFNLFVFFEVMLMASYFLIVHGNTKVQLRESIKYILVNVISSALFVISVAYLYAVTGTLNMADLSVRVAEMGQSGIISVISIMFLIVFGLKGAIFPLFFWLPGSYQAPPSAITALFGALLTKVGVYSITRVFTLIFIHDTSFTHEIIAWLAILTILFGVIGAIAFWDIRKIIIYNIITAVGVILFGVSMLNKSGIEGSIYYIIHDMIIKGALFLLVGAMIVITGTSNLRKMGGLIKNHPFLGWMFFIAALALAGIPPLSGFVGKLKIVQSGFENNEYVFAFVVLLSSLFVLYSVMKIFINGFWNEQVLTKEEEKGSTKGLLLPIAILLTISILYGLSIEMVSPYVTQASETLLDPSIYIEAVLKE